A single genomic interval of Streptomyces graminofaciens harbors:
- a CDS encoding cation:proton antiporter, with product MSGGSAWTGAAVAAVTAGYALFSRRLASTPVSAPMVFTGFGVLIGPIGLDVLDLGHDVGPILTLIEAALALLLFTDSMTVRRRDLRTGGFLPLRLLAVGLPLSIGAGWLLAWPLFPGLTLWEFALLGAVLAPTDAALGKTACSSPRVPALVRHGLDVESGLNDGLALPFFLMFLAAIPGTIASEEGVGGVFWRALVVSTVVGLAFGWVGGWLLALARARGWVTGEWQQVVVLAVAFCAYSVATALDGSGFIATWMGGLAFGVALRQGKPTGGEPAEKRPADLAEYVGGLLGSLSFLVFGAVLLGPALEHLDWRIITYAVLSLTVVRMLPVALALAGTGMRLPTLAYVGWFGPRGLASVVFGLLLVEDHVPGIELLGRVIAVTIGLSILLHGMSAPYFANRYGNWYDTAKATTPDLREAQDAPAGAGKQHHGPRRLR from the coding sequence ATGAGTGGTGGCAGCGCCTGGACAGGAGCCGCGGTCGCGGCCGTCACCGCCGGCTACGCACTGTTCTCGCGCCGCCTCGCCTCGACGCCGGTGTCGGCTCCGATGGTGTTCACCGGCTTCGGAGTACTCATCGGGCCCATCGGGCTGGACGTACTCGACCTGGGCCACGACGTCGGCCCCATCCTGACATTGATCGAGGCCGCCCTGGCCCTCCTGCTCTTCACCGACTCGATGACCGTGCGCAGACGCGACCTGCGCACGGGCGGCTTCCTGCCCCTGCGGCTGCTGGCCGTCGGCCTGCCATTGAGCATCGGAGCGGGGTGGCTGCTGGCATGGCCCCTGTTTCCGGGCCTGACCCTGTGGGAGTTCGCGCTGCTGGGCGCGGTTCTCGCCCCCACCGACGCGGCGCTCGGCAAGACCGCCTGTTCCAGCCCGCGTGTCCCGGCCCTCGTGCGGCACGGGCTCGACGTCGAAAGCGGCTTGAACGACGGCCTGGCACTGCCGTTCTTCCTCATGTTCCTCGCCGCGATCCCCGGCACGATCGCCTCCGAGGAGGGCGTGGGCGGGGTGTTCTGGCGGGCTCTGGTGGTCAGCACTGTGGTGGGGCTGGCCTTCGGCTGGGTCGGAGGGTGGCTGTTGGCCCTCGCGCGGGCCCGGGGCTGGGTGACGGGTGAATGGCAGCAGGTCGTCGTCCTGGCGGTGGCGTTCTGCGCGTACAGCGTGGCGACGGCCTTGGACGGGAGCGGCTTCATCGCCACCTGGATGGGGGGCCTCGCGTTCGGCGTCGCACTGCGCCAGGGCAAGCCGACGGGCGGGGAGCCGGCCGAGAAGCGGCCTGCCGACCTGGCCGAGTACGTGGGCGGACTGCTGGGGAGCCTGAGCTTCCTGGTCTTCGGCGCGGTCCTGCTCGGCCCGGCACTGGAGCACCTCGACTGGCGCATCATCACCTACGCGGTGCTCAGCCTGACGGTGGTCAGAATGCTCCCGGTGGCCCTCGCGCTCGCCGGCACCGGCATGCGGCTGCCCACCCTGGCCTACGTCGGCTGGTTCGGACCCCGCGGCCTGGCCTCCGTGGTCTTCGGACTCCTCCTGGTCGAAGACCACGTACCCGGAATCGAACTGCTGGGCCGGGTCATCGCGGTCACCATCGGCCTCAGCATCCTGCTGCACGGCATGTCGGCCCCGTACTTCGCCAACCGCTACGGGAACTGGTACGACACCGCGAAGGCCACCACCCCCGACCTGCGCGAGGCCCAGGACGCACCGGCAGGCGCCGGGAAACAGCACCACGGCCCGCGACGCCTCCGCTGA
- the mobF gene encoding MobF family relaxase, with protein MGRGLPSLGLALGQEVTEAQMRSLFGEGRHPDADRLVAEQLAAGKKPAAARRAGALGSKVKVTGAHLVFRPQPTLQLMWALGDEETRKAIEAAHERAIAIVLAWIEDDVAVIRYGAQGIHRTRPAHGLVAARFRHCEARSGMPLLHDHLLLSLKGLRPKDGIWGAVHSTALLESVVAASALYNEVVMMEACEALGLASEPRTVTRGRRPVMEVAGVPHELIRWTSSRSAQIAACLTDLEHEYVTATDDDGNLKFGPAVSERTRAKLNRIAARKIRPAKPRPRSLTQLREDWRDSARDFLAAGAYLIDSPKTRPPRLAPHTCAVRIRTSRFVPGLRALRGACFAGGRRTPERTRPTPARSRMTGRAGAVVRLLVVKSQELPHPAENDQPVHGCPRRPGASRPATPAPAARARVVVRPTY; from the coding sequence ATGGGGCGGGGCCTGCCCTCCCTCGGTCTGGCGCTCGGTCAGGAGGTGACCGAGGCGCAGATGCGCTCCCTCTTCGGCGAAGGCCGGCACCCGGACGCCGACCGGCTCGTAGCCGAGCAGTTGGCGGCGGGGAAGAAGCCCGCAGCCGCGCGCCGGGCTGGGGCGCTCGGAAGCAAGGTGAAGGTCACCGGAGCCCATCTCGTCTTCCGCCCGCAGCCGACCCTGCAACTGATGTGGGCTCTCGGGGATGAGGAGACACGGAAGGCGATCGAGGCCGCGCACGAACGGGCCATCGCCATCGTGCTTGCGTGGATCGAGGACGACGTCGCCGTCATCCGCTACGGCGCGCAGGGCATCCACCGCACCCGCCCCGCGCACGGCCTGGTCGCCGCCCGCTTCCGCCACTGCGAGGCGCGCTCCGGTATGCCGCTGCTCCACGATCACCTCCTTCTGTCCCTCAAGGGCCTGCGCCCGAAGGACGGTATCTGGGGTGCGGTGCACTCCACGGCCCTGCTGGAGTCGGTCGTCGCCGCGTCCGCGCTCTACAACGAGGTCGTGATGATGGAGGCGTGCGAGGCGCTGGGGCTGGCCTCCGAGCCGCGCACCGTCACGCGAGGCCGCCGTCCGGTCATGGAAGTCGCCGGCGTTCCGCACGAGCTGATCCGCTGGACTTCCAGCCGCAGCGCGCAGATCGCCGCCTGCCTCACCGACCTGGAGCACGAGTACGTCACCGCCACCGACGATGACGGCAACCTGAAGTTTGGGCCCGCGGTCTCCGAGCGGACCCGGGCGAAGCTGAACCGGATCGCCGCCCGCAAGATCCGCCCCGCGAAACCGCGGCCCCGCTCACTGACGCAGCTGCGCGAGGACTGGCGAGACAGTGCGCGGGACTTCCTCGCCGCCGGCGCCTACCTCATCGACTCCCCAAAAACCCGCCCCCCGCGTTTAGCTCCGCACACCTGCGCGGTGCGAATCCGCACATCGCGGTTCGTCCCAGGGCTACGTGCACTCCGGGGCGCTTGCTTCGCAGGTGGACGACGGACACCGGAGCGCACCAGGCCCACACCCGCGAGGAGTCGGATGACGGGGCGGGCCGGCGCTGTGGTTCGGCTGCTTGTCGTGAAGAGCCAGGAACTGCCCCACCCGGCGGAGAACGACCAGCCTGTCCACGGATGCCCGCGCCGCCCTGGAGCGAGCAGGCCGGCGACCCCAGCACCTGCCGCCCGGGCGAGGGTGGTGGTGCGGCCGACGTACTGA
- a CDS encoding NACHT domain-containing protein, with product MRQLSHGLIKQLFLIGVVAMVAVVIGGLLISSSDEDSSLKDTLGLVLPLCIAVLGALITPLLTKMLGAAPETVDSQLPCVERALAVSVGSRWRSGAQLWQLQDPTPMEVDWVRSAPWLADHRCNAPDEGALGSPEERGGLDELVEAFRAAPSRRVVVLGPAGSGKSILALRFTLALLEQHTTGTPLPVIFPLATWNPERESLAEWLAERLAADYEALGMTGPSGLMARELLARRLILPVLDGFDELPQAARPLAMRRINAELDENTPLLLTSRVDEYAATVRSTDVLTAASVLQLLPLGLAEACRYLAAASPPVMEHTDATGTLDTAWAPVILRLRDAPEGTPESALRTVLRYPLMVAMARAVCEGHRSDPARNPERLLDARLGTPERMEKHLLDAYLPAVYSRTSGSRWTPDQAQRWLRFLAWRAVDEGDGLIAWWRLERAIPRAVRVFAPGTLAVLLAWPVLYALYAGLDGNVYRSYWGSEPSSGFGGTNDPVNFLVARLPWIVSFSLGSLLLTLRRSLSSDAELQRFLRPRRAAILLAIIAADIATNQLIDRAPCTGSTHRDHLRDCWQYWGAQAGYSCVLGLLTAYVFGYLGIRRTPLPAVLFRREGWAMRRPGISRATLNGVLVGVPSGGVLVTLLVAVSNEVGHSTAVYADYCWKGMAVGGVLGGILVLIGSTFHTLGAVVDPDAVSTPHRSLGQDRSAALARAALLAVGSALLLLAPPWHIEFNLQIPCGLLWLTLGPAALALSAWGRWLTARLWCAATGQLPWRLMTFLDDAHSRGVLRQAGAVYQFRHLKLQERLVSCTAGGGAPATGAPLPQPRTAPVYRPDDEAQR from the coding sequence GTGCGGCAACTGTCACACGGGCTGATCAAGCAGCTGTTCCTCATCGGTGTGGTGGCCATGGTTGCCGTCGTGATAGGTGGGTTGCTGATCAGCAGCTCCGATGAGGACAGCAGCCTGAAGGACACACTGGGACTCGTCTTGCCGCTGTGCATCGCCGTCCTCGGGGCCCTCATCACCCCGCTGCTCACGAAGATGCTCGGCGCCGCGCCGGAGACCGTCGACAGCCAACTGCCTTGCGTAGAGAGGGCCCTTGCCGTGTCCGTGGGCAGCCGCTGGAGGTCTGGTGCCCAACTCTGGCAGTTGCAGGACCCGACGCCGATGGAGGTCGACTGGGTGCGTAGCGCCCCCTGGCTGGCAGACCACCGGTGCAATGCGCCCGACGAAGGAGCACTCGGCTCGCCGGAGGAACGGGGTGGCCTCGACGAACTGGTCGAAGCCTTTCGCGCCGCCCCAAGCCGACGCGTGGTGGTCCTCGGGCCCGCTGGCTCCGGGAAAAGCATCCTCGCCCTGCGCTTCACGCTCGCATTGCTGGAGCAGCACACCACCGGCACTCCACTCCCAGTGATCTTTCCCCTCGCCACGTGGAACCCCGAGCGTGAATCCCTGGCGGAGTGGCTGGCCGAGCGGCTCGCGGCCGACTACGAGGCGCTCGGCATGACGGGACCGAGTGGCCTCATGGCTCGGGAACTCCTCGCCCGCAGACTGATTCTGCCGGTCCTGGACGGCTTCGACGAACTGCCCCAGGCCGCCCGCCCTCTTGCCATGCGACGCATCAACGCCGAGCTGGATGAGAACACGCCACTGCTGCTTACCAGCCGTGTCGACGAGTATGCCGCCACCGTGCGCTCCACAGACGTGTTGACCGCCGCGTCAGTTCTGCAACTGCTGCCGCTAGGCCTCGCAGAGGCATGCCGATATCTCGCTGCGGCGAGCCCACCGGTGATGGAACACACCGATGCCACCGGCACGTTGGACACCGCCTGGGCACCGGTGATCCTCCGGTTGCGCGATGCGCCGGAGGGGACGCCTGAGTCCGCGCTGCGTACCGTCCTGCGCTACCCGCTGATGGTGGCCATGGCGCGCGCTGTGTGCGAGGGCCACCGCTCCGACCCGGCACGGAATCCGGAGCGGTTGCTCGACGCACGTCTCGGTACGCCCGAGCGGATGGAGAAGCATCTGCTCGACGCTTATCTCCCGGCCGTCTACTCTCGTACGTCCGGCTCGCGTTGGACCCCTGATCAAGCACAGCGATGGCTTCGCTTCCTGGCCTGGCGCGCCGTGGACGAGGGCGACGGACTGATCGCCTGGTGGCGGCTGGAGAGGGCCATTCCAAGGGCCGTCCGGGTGTTCGCCCCCGGGACCCTGGCGGTGCTCTTGGCCTGGCCCGTGCTCTACGCGCTGTATGCCGGGCTCGACGGTAACGTTTACCGCAGCTACTGGGGAAGCGAACCCAGCAGTGGATTCGGGGGCACAAACGACCCGGTGAACTTCCTCGTGGCACGGCTTCCCTGGATCGTAAGTTTCAGCCTGGGCAGCCTGCTACTCACGCTGCGACGAAGTCTGAGTTCCGATGCCGAGCTTCAGCGCTTTCTGCGGCCGCGCCGGGCCGCGATCCTGCTCGCCATCATCGCTGCCGACATCGCGACGAACCAGCTGATCGACCGGGCACCTTGCACGGGCAGCACCCATCGCGATCACCTGCGCGACTGCTGGCAGTACTGGGGGGCACAAGCCGGCTACTCCTGTGTCCTCGGGCTGCTGACCGCGTACGTGTTCGGATATCTCGGCATCCGCCGGACACCGCTGCCTGCCGTGCTGTTCCGCCGTGAAGGCTGGGCGATGAGGAGGCCCGGCATCAGCAGGGCGACACTGAACGGTGTGCTGGTGGGAGTGCCAAGCGGAGGGGTGCTCGTGACGCTTCTCGTCGCAGTCAGCAATGAAGTCGGGCATTCCACAGCGGTCTACGCGGACTACTGCTGGAAGGGGATGGCCGTGGGAGGAGTCCTCGGCGGAATCCTCGTGCTAATCGGCTCCACGTTTCATACGCTGGGCGCCGTAGTGGACCCCGACGCGGTGTCCACTCCGCACCGGAGCCTAGGCCAGGACCGCTCCGCCGCGCTGGCTCGCGCCGCACTGCTGGCCGTCGGGTCCGCACTGCTGCTGCTCGCGCCCCCCTGGCACATCGAGTTCAACCTCCAGATCCCCTGCGGTCTGCTCTGGCTCACTCTTGGTCCAGCCGCCCTCGCGCTCAGCGCCTGGGGGCGGTGGCTCACCGCCCGCCTGTGGTGCGCGGCAACCGGCCAACTGCCCTGGCGGCTCATGACCTTCCTCGACGACGCCCATAGCCGCGGGGTGCTCCGACAGGCAGGCGCCGTCTACCAGTTCCGGCACCTGAAACTCCAAGAGCGCCTTGTCTCTTGTACCGCGGGTGGTGGGGCGCCGGCCACCGGTGCCCCACTCCCACAGCCGAGAACCGCTCCGGTGTATCGACCGGACGACGAAGCGCAGAGGTGA
- a CDS encoding DUF4240 domain-containing protein, which yields MVEEILAAEQVLRDLMVVSYTNPLWAAAYMANGGCSDDGFDYFRGWLIAQGREVFERVVADPDALADLPIVQASAADGVDLEGEDMLGIAWNAHISATGDQLPASPPTIRYRELDPTWNFDFDDHDEMTRRLPRLAALYLE from the coding sequence CTGGTCGAGGAGATCCTCGCAGCTGAGCAGGTGCTGCGGGACCTGATGGTTGTCTCCTACACCAATCCTCTGTGGGCCGCTGCTTACATGGCCAACGGCGGGTGCTCTGACGACGGCTTCGACTACTTCCGCGGCTGGCTGATCGCTCAGGGCCGTGAAGTCTTCGAGCGCGTAGTCGCTGATCCCGATGCCCTGGCGGACCTGCCCATCGTTCAAGCCTCCGCAGCCGACGGCGTCGACCTGGAAGGCGAGGACATGCTGGGCATCGCCTGGAACGCACACATCTCGGCGACCGGTGATCAACTCCCCGCGAGCCCACCCACCATCCGCTACCGGGAGCTGGACCCCACCTGGAACTTCGATTTCGATGACCACGACGAAATGACTCGCCGACTGCCCCGCTTGGCAGCGCTCTATCTGGAGTAA
- a CDS encoding phosphotransferase family protein → MNHDETATIRPLTLAWVVRHLEAGERIVKAEALHGGITAEMRRLIIGARDGGTRDLVLRSYVDPFYMENAEDGLIGEAGALTLLAGTGVPAPSLVAVDPTAAQCAYPSLLMTHLAGWTVLDDMGVEARVRLLARQLVAIHAVYPAERPREYTTLTTADTVVVPKGADAAVWAAAIEVIRRPAPSYEGRFLHRDFQPGNVLFDVSPSNPEGARITGVIDWAAASWGPADLDVAHCSVNLALLHGPAWGLRFAEACEEAGGVLAASESERLYWRVRDALAASEEVQSVSQPWREAGRTELTTRAVEDRLDAYVTALMDAPG, encoded by the coding sequence ATGAACCACGATGAGACCGCGACCATCCGACCGTTGACGCTGGCTTGGGTGGTTCGGCACCTGGAAGCTGGCGAACGGATCGTCAAAGCCGAGGCGCTGCACGGCGGCATCACCGCCGAGATGCGGAGGCTGATCATCGGCGCACGGGACGGAGGCACCCGTGACCTGGTGCTGCGGAGCTACGTCGACCCGTTTTACATGGAGAACGCCGAGGACGGGCTGATTGGGGAGGCCGGCGCTCTGACCTTGCTCGCGGGGACCGGCGTGCCGGCTCCTTCACTGGTCGCGGTTGATCCGACCGCCGCGCAGTGCGCGTATCCGTCGCTCCTGATGACCCATCTGGCGGGCTGGACGGTCCTGGACGATATGGGAGTGGAGGCGCGCGTGCGCCTGCTGGCCCGTCAACTTGTTGCGATCCACGCGGTGTACCCCGCTGAGCGGCCCCGGGAATATACGACGTTGACGACCGCCGACACCGTCGTGGTTCCCAAGGGCGCCGACGCGGCCGTATGGGCCGCGGCGATCGAAGTGATCCGCAGACCCGCGCCATCCTATGAAGGGCGCTTCCTGCACCGGGACTTCCAACCCGGCAACGTGCTGTTCGACGTGTCGCCTTCGAACCCGGAAGGCGCTCGGATCACCGGCGTCATCGACTGGGCAGCAGCCTCCTGGGGCCCGGCCGATCTCGATGTGGCGCACTGCTCCGTCAATCTCGCGCTGCTGCACGGCCCGGCTTGGGGGCTGCGGTTCGCCGAGGCGTGCGAGGAGGCCGGCGGTGTGCTGGCTGCGAGCGAGAGCGAGCGGCTGTACTGGCGGGTGCGGGACGCGCTGGCCGCCTCGGAGGAAGTGCAGTCGGTGTCGCAGCCGTGGCGGGAGGCCGGGAGAACAGAGCTGACGACGCGAGCTGTGGAGGATCGGCTGGATGCCTATGTCACCGCCCTGATGGACGCTCCGGGCTGA
- a CDS encoding DUF4158 domain-containing protein, with product MSSTAEEERGVRQDWEPEGLIEVWTLLEDDMAKLRNKSGANRLGFALLLKFFEVEARFPEGAREVPEAAVGYVAQQVKVSAGEWAAYDWAGRAIKRHRVGIREAYGFRICTEEEQAQLAEWLGVESCPVELSRDRLAEAVVARCRKLLLEPPAPGQVGRLVGSAVNTFEEGFCQATAGRLSATTRMLLDELVAEDVGGAEGEGSVGGGTAFFTELKADPAGLGLESLLKEITKLERVRKLQLPSELFADMSEKQVAAWRARDSKEYPSDLRAMKPQMRYTLLAALCHVRQTEITDTLVDLFIQLVAKINTRAAKKIEGEFVKELRRVRGKEGILLRLAEAAVAEPNGTVRRVIYPVAGESTLKALAAKAKANEARYRARVRMVLRSSYSNHWRRMLKPLLKALELKATTPSTGR from the coding sequence GTGTCATCGACGGCCGAGGAGGAGCGCGGAGTGCGGCAGGACTGGGAGCCGGAGGGTCTGATCGAGGTCTGGACGCTTCTCGAAGACGACATGGCGAAGCTGCGGAACAAGTCGGGGGCGAACCGGCTGGGCTTCGCGTTGTTGTTGAAGTTTTTCGAGGTGGAGGCCCGGTTCCCGGAGGGCGCCAGGGAGGTGCCGGAGGCTGCTGTCGGGTATGTCGCGCAGCAGGTGAAGGTATCGGCCGGGGAGTGGGCGGCGTACGACTGGGCGGGCCGGGCGATCAAACGGCACCGGGTGGGGATCCGGGAGGCGTACGGGTTCCGGATCTGCACCGAGGAGGAGCAGGCCCAGCTCGCGGAGTGGCTGGGCGTCGAGTCGTGTCCGGTGGAGTTGTCCCGGGACCGGTTGGCGGAGGCGGTGGTGGCCCGTTGCCGCAAGCTGTTGTTGGAGCCGCCGGCGCCGGGGCAGGTGGGCCGGTTGGTCGGCTCGGCGGTGAACACCTTCGAGGAGGGTTTCTGTCAGGCCACCGCCGGGCGGCTGTCGGCGACGACGCGGATGCTGCTGGACGAGCTGGTCGCCGAGGACGTCGGCGGTGCGGAGGGTGAGGGGAGTGTCGGGGGCGGGACGGCGTTCTTCACCGAGCTGAAGGCGGACCCGGCGGGGCTGGGGCTGGAGAGCCTGCTTAAGGAGATCACGAAGCTGGAGCGGGTGCGGAAGCTGCAGTTGCCGTCGGAGCTGTTCGCGGACATGTCGGAGAAGCAGGTGGCCGCTTGGCGGGCCCGTGACTCCAAGGAGTACCCCTCTGATCTGCGGGCGATGAAGCCGCAGATGCGCTACACGCTGCTCGCCGCGCTGTGCCATGTGCGGCAGACGGAGATCACGGACACGCTGGTGGACCTGTTCATCCAGCTCGTGGCGAAGATCAATACGCGGGCGGCGAAGAAGATCGAGGGCGAGTTCGTCAAGGAACTCAGGCGGGTGCGCGGCAAGGAGGGCATCCTGCTGCGCCTGGCGGAGGCTGCGGTCGCGGAGCCGAACGGCACCGTGCGCCGGGTGATCTATCCGGTGGCCGGGGAGTCCACGCTCAAGGCGCTCGCGGCGAAGGCGAAGGCGAACGAGGCCCGCTACCGGGCGCGGGTGCGCATGGTGCTGCGCTCGTCGTACTCGAATCACTGGCGGCGGATGCTCAAGCCGCTGCTGAAGGCGCTGGAGCTGAAGGCAACAACACCGTCTACCGGCCGGTGA
- a CDS encoding DUF6192 family protein, whose protein sequence is MERKSVCVYSQLKSCSASEVAAMIEGVLRHCSDMEIDRHYTDTHGASIVGFAFAHMLGFSLLPRLKNVGSARLYRPATGEDHLWLNKAQTDRWRQADEGEPVPGRPESPVAPVVRQLDRTIEFLDLIGACHKFVAATGRLVPQMRGRRLSEDEREVIHKNVDRVRATCEWIVTAVDSGHLDMDEELTKPAPPACTCRS, encoded by the coding sequence ATGGAACGCAAGTCGGTCTGTGTCTACAGCCAGCTGAAGTCCTGTTCGGCCTCCGAGGTCGCGGCCATGATCGAGGGTGTACTGCGGCACTGCAGCGACATGGAGATCGACCGCCATTACACCGACACCCACGGTGCCTCGATCGTCGGGTTCGCCTTCGCCCACATGCTCGGCTTCAGCCTGTTGCCGAGGCTGAAGAACGTCGGCTCCGCCCGGCTGTACCGGCCGGCGACCGGGGAGGACCACCTGTGGCTCAACAAGGCGCAGACCGACCGGTGGCGCCAGGCAGACGAGGGCGAGCCGGTTCCCGGGCGGCCGGAGAGCCCGGTCGCGCCGGTAGTGAGGCAGCTCGACCGGACGATCGAATTCCTGGATCTGATCGGGGCCTGCCACAAGTTCGTGGCCGCGACCGGCCGCCTGGTGCCGCAGATGCGCGGACGCCGCTTGTCCGAGGACGAGCGTGAGGTGATCCACAAGAACGTCGACCGTGTCCGGGCGACCTGCGAGTGGATTGTCACCGCCGTCGACAGCGGCCATCTGGACATGGACGAGGAGCTGACCAAGCCCGCCCCGCCGGCCTGCACATGCCGCAGCTGA
- a CDS encoding RacP protein has protein sequence MPQLMRATELTRSQVRSGLAMLRHVIAKKGWPPLIYTRADGYQFTADGDVLQAYEVGVIREKLTEIRRLITGTVTPHAALAPEDKWVRHMVAQLNSVESTLDLIA, from the coding sequence ATGCCGCAGCTGATGCGTGCCACCGAACTGACCCGCAGCCAGGTCCGCTCCGGGCTCGCCATGCTGCGCCACGTCATCGCGAAGAAGGGCTGGCCACCCCTCATCTACACACGCGCCGACGGCTACCAGTTCACCGCCGACGGCGACGTCCTCCAGGCATACGAAGTGGGAGTGATCCGCGAGAAACTGACCGAGATCCGCAGGCTGATCACGGGCACGGTCACCCCGCACGCCGCACTCGCCCCCGAGGACAAGTGGGTCCGCCACATGGTTGCCCAGCTCAACTCCGTCGAGTCCACCCTCGACCTGATTGCCTGA